Proteins co-encoded in one Clarias gariepinus isolate MV-2021 ecotype Netherlands chromosome 13, CGAR_prim_01v2, whole genome shotgun sequence genomic window:
- the LOC128535818 gene encoding up-regulator of cell proliferation-like: protein MDSKRYVTKAKDIGSGSRSTQRDSSQLTDVLLSFLKTLGLETYYPNKLTLRSLLEIYSATLAGEEIDSLQAIPWAFLRKLLMVNSKSRSLLSALCENDEGDDLFSEEDSDCSLNLLDLHTALFLCSDSCLQQEIALKLSMCQFAVPFVLPQGVHNQCTLMLWALRGIMKEWRPHSMSESKGFLEDSVVNADIPLISFVRLNNCSLSKSQVLNQVLNNSESSIWE, encoded by the exons ATGGATTCCAAGCGATATGTCACTAAGG CAAAGGACATTGGATCAGGATCAAGATCGACACAGAGGGACTCAAGCCAACTTACAG atgtacttctttcatttttgaaaACACTGGGACTTGAAACGTACTACCCAAACAAGCTGACTCTGAGGTCTTTACTAGAAATCTACAGTGCCACTCTGGCTGGTGAAGAGATTGACTCACTGCAAGCAATACCATGGGCCTTTCTAAGAAAGTTACTGATGGTTAATTCGAAATCAAGATCTTTGTTATCTGCACTTTGTGAAAATGATGAGGGAGATGACTTGTTTAGTGAAGAAGACAGTGATTGTAGCCTTAACCTTCTGGATCTTCACACTGCCCTCTTTTTATGTTCAGATAGTTGTCTTCAGCAAGAAATAGCCCTAAAATTGTCAATGTGCCAGTTTGCAGTACCATTTGTGTTACCTCAAGGAGTACATAATCAGTGCACTCTTATGTTATGGGCACTTCGAGGTATCATGAAAGAATGGCGTCCACATTCAATGTCAGAATCTAAAGGCTTTCTTGAGGACAGTGTTGTTAATGCAGACATTCCCTTGATATCATTTGTGAGGTTAAATAACTGCAGCTTGTCCAAGTCCCAGGTTTTAAACCAAGTGCTCAACAATTCA GAGTCTTCCATCTGGGAATAA